From Amphiura filiformis chromosome 20, Afil_fr2py, whole genome shotgun sequence, a single genomic window includes:
- the LOC140142777 gene encoding kelch-like protein diablo: protein MATFKQDQCVQRVGNQSHLSRLSSGLNLLRQQAAFCDVNIIVGDQRFPAHRAVLSCTSDYFQGMFSSGFQESTMGEITVPGSEESFAQILDFAYTGYLTLSLRTVTGILQMACYMVVTQAMDLCAEYLREVKDNVTIEDCFEIWSIASNSSLTDIAQLYKSHLLQNFPKCVQSKVFLENCSASVMLEILSDEEIETATTTEEQILQAALIWLKFDWEQRKVHAVNILKKIRLGLVPVGRLREIIGDELLAMPECKVMVEEVVKLSVTMDTAALPLIKSHPEWFATRNTITAELEEECKDFSSSAPIIVLTCKTKTACYKITKLADIPNRYPYSTVKVHMV from the coding sequence ATGGCAACATTCAAACAAGATCAATGTGTTCAACGTGTGGGAAATCAATCCCACTTGTCTCGTCTCTCCTCAGGACTTAACCTGTTGAGACAGCAGGCAGCCTTCTGTGATGTCAACATCATTGTTGGTGATCAAAGATTCCCTGCACATAGAGCAGTACTAAGCTGTACAAGTGACTACTTTCAGGGAATGTTTTCATCAGGGTTTCAAGAAAGCACAATGGGTGAGATAACTGTTCCTGGATCTGAAGAAAGCTTTGCCCAAATCTTGGATTTTGCATATACTGGATACTTGACTCTGTCCCTACGAACAGTTACAGGCATTCTCCAAATGGCTTGCTACATGGTTGTAACTCAAGCAATGGATTTATGTGCTGAATATCTGAGAGAAGTGAAGGATAATGTCACAATTGAAGACTGTTTTGAGATATGGTCAATTGCAAGCAATAGTAGTCTTACTGACATAGCACAGTTGTACAAAAGTCACCTTTTGCAGAACTTCCCCAAGTGTGTTCAATCCAAAGTGTTTCTTGAAAATTGTTCAGCAAGTGTCATGCTAGAGATTCTGAGTGATGAAGAAATTGAGACAGCCACCACAACAGAAGAACAGATTCTGCAAGCAGCATTGATTTGGCTCAAGTTTGATTGGGAACAGCGCAAAGTTCATGCAGTTAACATCCTGAAGAAGATCCGGCTTGGTCTGGTGCCAGTTGGTAGACTCAGAGAGATCATTGGTGATGAGTTACTAGCCATGCCAGAGTGTAAGGTCATGGTAGAGGAGGTTGTCAAGTTGAGTGTTACCATGGATACAGCTGCACTGCCATTGATCAAAAGTCACCCAGAGTGGTTTGCTACTAGAAACACTATTACAGCTGAATTGGAAGAAGAATGTAAAGATTTCAGTAGCTCTGCTCCGATAATTGTATTAACATGCAAAACTAAAACTGCATGTTATAAGATCACTAAGTTGGCTGATATTCCTAATCGATATCCTTATTCTACAGTGAAAGTACATATGGTTTAA